The DNA region tttaatgtctTGGAAAATAGGCCAATGTAACATATCTTTTAACCTAGTTTCAAACCCAAGTTACAATTTACTGACATTTTTGTAAGACCCTAAATGCTTAGAGCATCAGCAACGCACAAGCCCtctgccctcttattttgtgaaatcaatATTCCACATCAGCAGAAACTTGGTcaaaacactccaatgcttccgcacgccctcttatctaaataataaattttatttatactattttaaataaataactaatttataatataggaatattataactaatattcctatattatagaaaaatttgagatcgtgttaatataattaataaaaaatatattaatttatttaaaatatatatttattaattaaatatataaataatattgtattatatatattataagagaatttgaaaatttcacccttaaaacatatattataacgAATTTATAACGATATAAatcatgttaatataattaataaaaaatatattaatttacaattacaagaataaatttgagaatatataacatatattcctatattataggaaaatttgagaatatataattaatatttttatattataataaaatataaaatatttttataatttaaaataaattataatatttttataattaaatatataattaatattattataatttaatatataattaatattcatatcttataataaaactttaaaatatatatttatttaacgttattataataatgttacttaaaaatagtaggaaaaaatattataattaaatatataactaatattcctatattatataatatattatattatataattatgaaaaagtgAGAAGAGGGCATGACCGGCATTTAGAGCACTGCCCTCTTTTTGCTTTTATCTCCAatacaaaaaatgaaaaaaaaccaATGACCTGCCCTTTTCCACACTGTCCGATGCGGGCTGCACAGATCGTGGAACCAATTCCTCTTCTACCCACCTTTTAAACAACTTTTCTCAAACTACTCACCTTTTcattcactttcccaaactacccaactttctctctctaaatcattaattatccTTTTAATTACACATCTTTCACATTAATCCActaattactatattttataaatatatataattaaaattaataatacatatattaaataaactatattacattaatattaaaataatatatatatattatttttacttatttataaatataatatataattaaaaataatacatagtacttgattttataaatataatatatataattaaaattaaatatactaaattaaataattaaaataaatattataaactaaaataaaatatataacataaacctaaaataaaagaaaataaattaactaaactttaaaatatttataaaagtaatcaatttaaaaaatcttaaaataaaataaataatataaattttaaaatatttacaatattttacatatttacgTAAAATATAagtcttattttaatatttatgtaatatatgtattattttaatatttatataatataatatatttattttaatatataatattaaaattttatataatgtattttatttagtatataatattttattttagtttataatatttatttgaattatttaatttataatgtttaatattaattatatatattatatttataaaattaagtaaaaataaaataggtgtgttattttaatatttatgtaatatgtgtgttattttaatatataatattagaagtttatgtaatatattttattttagtgtataatatttatttaaattatttaatttataatttataattttaattatatgttatatttatttatatatatatatatatatatatatatatatatatatgtgttattttaatattaatgtaatatattttatttaataaatgtattattaatttaattatatatatttatatttataaaatagagtaaTTAGTGGATTAGTGTGGAAGAtgtataattaaaagaataattaatgatttagagagagaaagatgggTAGTTTAGGAAAgtgaatgaaaaggtgggtagtttgggaaaaattgtttgaaaggtgaGTAGGACAGGAATTGGTTCCAGATCATGCGCTGGAAATTCTCTTAGTTTCTATTAAAACGACAttgttgtaaataattttaaaaagtctaaaaaaaattaagttaacaATCCCAACATACTTTTACAACTTATctctgtttttattttatttttctcattcactagatgaaaatataaattacaatGGTAAGTTACCTAATTGATCTCAATCAAtatcaaaataagatattaaaaaaatagattttaaataaaatttttttttgctCAAACTCGAAAGAACTTGTTTCGAACAAGTGCTACGGTTCCTATCAATTCGATTTGGGTACTAGTTTATTTGGGACAACTTCTTGTCCAGTTTTGAAACCTGAACTTGCGTTATGCTTAATCACACAAAAACACCTATTGGTATAGTAAccaatgatttgaatgatgagtAGTTATAATAACTCCAACAAGGCAAAGAAACATCTTAAACCATTTTTTGCAATCCAATCCACAACATCATTACACATCCTTTTAATCCACTATAGCTTGTAATTTGAATTATCCATCAATACCATAACATAAATCTCCATATGAACAACACCCATAAAATAACCAACAAATCAATGTAACATCAACAATAAGACAGTCCGATTGATATATAATCGTGtgtcaataaaaaataatatctccATTACTATCTCGGGCAATAACCCCGTAAATCTTTAGTACCTACCGTGGGATCCATTATCCGAACAATCAGTCACAAGAGAGCAAATGGCGCAAAAAGAGTCGGTGACCTTAGGTTGATCCTAGAACAACGGTCTTTCCAGATGAACCAACCAAGTTGCAGCCATGTACTTTTAACCTAGTATGCACCTCAGAGACCAACCAAACATCTTGCCCAATAAGATCACTCATGTTCTTCACACagaaaatacaaaataagtAACTTTTCAATTGAATagattttcatttgtttttcttattaaacCCCACAAAGTATTTACATGATAAGCATAATAAAATCACCAAATCATAGTCCTCATTGAGGATAGGATAAATATGTATGCATCATGCGCTGCTTATTATGTAATAAATTTGTTACCGTCGTCACGATTTAACAAGTGgttcatcatcgtcttcaatgTCCCAACTAAGatcttcttcctccattgaactTAACCGCTTCTTCAAATCCGCTTTGTCTGGGCTCTCGCTTGTTGTAGCCTTGGTTTCATCAATGTCCTCAATCTCATCCCAGCTAAGATCTTCTTCCTCAATTAACAATGGCTGGTTTGACACAACTGATACATCAGCATTCTCAATCTTCCCTTCTGAACCAGTTTTGACATCAGATCTCTCCTCGACGTGTTCACTCGTAGTTATGGAATCAGAAACCGCCTCTTTCACATCATCCTCACTTATGGAAGGAATTTCCTCCTTCTGTTCTACTACTACGACCTTTTCTTGCTGCTCCTTATGCGTGGACCCATCATCTTCTACAAAGTCTTCATCATCAACTTCCCAACTcaaatcttcatcttcttcacctGATATTGCCTTCTTCACAAGCTTTGCCCTAGCCTCCTCAGCTTTTCTCAACTTATATACCCTAAAGAAGTACCTGCTCCAGAAAGTTTCACCATCAACCTTACTAGGCACAATCTCGTTATAGATTTCATCAATCACAGCGTTTTCTTCAATCAAGCTTTCGATCTCCCCACTCTTTTCTTCAATCAGAAAACCTAATTTCCAGTCTTTGAACTCATCCAATTCCTCAGGCTCATCACAATAAGTCTTGAAATCACACTGAATCGTGCGGATTTGTGCATCAAGTCTATTGTATGGTTtagcattctgattttgttttgaatcAGAAGCTTCACCATCAGAATAGTCACCAGAAAGGATCGAATCCTTACCATGAGAAATGATCTCCGTAACCGTGTTCCCAAACACATCAATCGCCTGTCCGACAGATTCCAATGACTCCTGAGCGGCGGCAGCGCCAGCCTCGAGAGAGGCAGGGAGGTCTCGCACGGCACGACCGGCGACTTCACGGATCACATCCGTTTCTTTCCGCAATCCGGTGCCAAACTCCTGTAAATCCCGTCGGTAGGTCTCGATGACGGACTCGGATTTCGATGCTAGGGTTTTCACGAGACCGCCGAAGGACCAAGCATTGGCGATAGCAGAGATTGAGGGCATAGGGTTTGGAATATCCTCCGAGGTGGAGGAATCGTCGGTTGGATTATCTTGATTATCTTGATGATCTTGTGGTTGTGGATTGGAAGGGGAATGAGGGTTATCTTCGGAATCGGAAAGTTCTGGATCTTCGGCGAACACAGACTTGAAGAAATTCATGTTTTGATGTGAAATCACCGGCACTAGATCGTCGTCGTGttgagagaagagagaagagagagatgGATAAACCTAACCAGACCGACCGAGCCTAATCTATGACGGGTTGATCTTGAATCTTGATTCTTTGGCTTACTGGCAATGCCCCCTTTGTCCTTGGCGGCGATAACAAGCAACTAACCTTAAAATGTAAGATcttggattattattatttaagataaattattataatgtttcataaaaataaatatatttttttaataaataaaataaaattataataatatatttctttacCCTATaccatctaaaatattatatatattaatattaattcaagatataaacaaaataaaaattatttaaaataaattattataatattttataaaaataaaaatattttaatattttattgataaataaaataatttgattatattttttttaaattattttctctctaattatatatatatattatattattttttattaataattttatataaaaatattttattttttattatacatttttttatactatcatatatatatatatatatatatatattctcaatcataataataataataataataataataataataataataataataataataataatatatataattagtgaaggagaatataattataattaggaaaataaatataagatcaaatatattgataatctttaaaatataaaatttagttaaGAAAGAAgggtaggagagagaaaatatctTATGACATGAATTATATAACTGATGACTATGATGACTATGGATTATTGTGGTTCtggtttaatatataaattggtaataaatattaaatacaaaatatatacatacataaaataataaaattatttcaacaatctcaagtggtctaaagttaaagtgttcacattttatgTTTGAGACCattgtttgaatttcaaaaatgtaaatttagattttcaagaatgcattatttactataatatatggtgacgcaacttttaaacaaaggatacgaggcatctgaaagtgtgaggtcggaattagagGTTGGTTTAGCGAGCATttaaaaatgtgaggtcacgaaatggaagtcgggtggtgggtggtttgtcgagtgtgaggtcggaattattgattagtttgacgagcatttgaaagtgtgaggtcacgaaatagaggtcgggtggtgggtagtttgtcgagtgtgaggttagaattagttgttggtttgacgagcatttaaaattGTGAGGTtagtcgagtgtgaggtcggaattagtggttggtttggcgagtatttaaaagtgtgaggtcacaaaatGGATGTCAGGTgatgatttgtcgagtgtgaggtcgaaattagattggtggttgagtttgacgagagataagagatgtgtcatcaattgaggtcgactaagattagTGGGTGATTCCCCGAAggaataaaaaagatatatgaaaaaatgtgagtcataatattatatagttaAGTGGAGTGTCGAggggataatatatatatatatatatatgttaagtttaagtttaagattaaacttaatttttacaaactaaaaccaattttaaattaattagatttgaataatattaattttatttaaaatatttatagataaataatattttaaatatattcttattcgTACAAATGCACGAGATTCATGTTAGTTAAGATAATAACGATGAAATAtagacaatttttaaataatcgaATTACTAAATTAAAGTTTACATCACGATTTGAGATTTCTTATTGTTAAAGTGATGCAAAATAGGTTTCATCAGTTTCAAACTTCcgttaaaatatattgtaagtaACATTTAACGTATGAATCCCAGACTTCACCTTTTGTTTGTAGGTTTCAAAGATTTACTTCCCTTCTTTTCACCTTATGATTTATCAGTGTGACCATTTCTTCATTACCTCACTATTCACCCTAATCTTATGAGCAAGACTACACTCTCATTCACCTCATGATTCAACTGCGTTGTTAATTTggttctaatttttttattattagtcgTTCACATCATTACTCTCTATTCTCTACTCCCTGAATAGTGATTCTAACCGGAGTATAGAGTTGTGAATAACCTGCATTGTCCGGACATTAATGTATCATCGTTATCAAACTAACATTCTAGCTCATTTATCTATTTAGTGGCAATGATGACTTTAGTATTTTTGTATCattgtttaatttgatatagGGCATTTGGTCTAGTGGTATGATTTTCGCTTAGGGTGCGAGAGCTCCCGAGTTCATATAACTAACCAGCTATCTGTCCATCCTCTTTTAAGAAaatagatgatttttttttgttccttTTCGTTTTGATTCTAGAATGCATGTAGCTTTAATATTAGAGTAATTTGATAGCTCAAACTGAAATAAGTTATGTGCTGCTTGTGCACAAcataaataaagagaaagaaTAGTAGATTATGAATCTTACCCAATATGCTGGGAGAGCTTATATATTTACGGTTGCAGGTAAAATAATCTTAATGTTGAgtaggaaaaaaaaaaagtgagttATGATTTTTCTTAATGAcaaagaatatatttatttttaattataaattttatgtgtggatatttaaaacaattagtgcaaaacatcatttttataactttaataataatgaattttaaattgtgaaatttgaaaaaaatgtacAAATTTTACTAGGTCCCAAATAAAGAgtctcaatataataaataagtcatttctAAATCATCCGAAActaaaataaccaaaatcaagctacctcttataatttatttattataatcaatattttttttaattgtcttattaatatttccaaacaaaatctcatttaaatacatttatttttattcaaatacttttaaaaggggataaagaaaaataaataaataaaatatgaatgacATCCTATCATATGGGCAACAAAGACATTGATGTAAGTCATACTCCACATAATTGAGCCAAACATGTGACAACTTGTAAATGAAACTCATTTACTTAAACATATAATCCACTTTAATAATATCATGAAATCCAATTCTTATTATCTTAAACAAGATTATAAGACTACATAACTTCTTCCATAGGGAAGCATGTGAAGGCGTGAATTATTAGACAATTTTTAATTTACGttgaaattctaatttcaatttcatacTAATTAgtcttaaattataatttaattcttatgtttgaaaaaatataaaattataattcaattactcttttgttttgataaagagattattttataaataaatgaagtaCATATAATTTGacatgataaatatatatatatatatatatttatatttatattgttaaagtTTTAAAcaagttaataataaaaatagagaaagaagataaaaataataacaaaatatttgattaattttgtaAGAGAATATAGGGAAATGAGAAATAagagaatttaagaaaaatgaaataaataacaatGAATTGTGAGAagggaaatgaaagaagaagaaacaagaattataattcttacctaatttaaatataattcaaactttaattttttttgttctaattctatccaaatttgaatttcaaatttaatatttatatttaagtctCTTAACCAATATCAGAATTGAAATTAACCCTCCAATTTCAATTCACTAAATATATCCttagtttaattccaaaatCTGATGTAagttcaattttatatatagtgATTGGAAACCAATATACCCTAAtttaccaatatatatatatatatctttctataatagttttttttattccaCCAAGGTACTTCAGTGATTAAAATCGatttaagagaccaaaaagTTACGGGTTTAATTCTATTTAAAGCACTTTGAATTTAAACGGGAAATATGACTGTGGATGTCAAGCTagttcttctttattttttttaaaaaaaatccttatATGAGTTCAATTTCTAATTTGAAAAGAACAACTAACACTTTAATTtgtttaacatattaaattattttatattaactgCACCAAATATATCAATGTTAAATgttaagatattaaaattgggctatttaatgttatttgaataaaaagatATAGTGGAGATGGATTTTTCTGAATAACATGGCCTCATTTTCCCTTACCAAATTTGACATCAATAATAATCTTCAAAATAATGACCCTCCTTCAAACTTTGATAGTGATTACTGTAAAATCATAATGACTTTATATATAGTCTATCTCATAATcataataagatatataatttCACATTAATATCATATGATTTTTTCAATGTCAAGTCTACCTTCTTATCCCATTTGATGTCATTCAATGCTAAAATCCATTTGTTCATAATAATATCTTCAAGAAAAACAAGAATGTTCTAGTCAGTTCAATTGATTTCTtgatattaatgataaataatagtatttcataacataaataaattgtttgataTGTATTGTCATTTTGTTTGTTGCATATTATTGGtgaaaaaataacttatattgattttaaaatcaccacaaatatgtttgattgtttgacaGTAAcgttttaagtattttttttaatagactCCAATTTATAACATTGGTATTAAAAATCGAActgaataactttattttattatgtcaCGTGATTCTTTCGTTGGTTGTGAGCCAGTTTTGATTCGCGAATTTCacgattaaatatattaatgttattttaatgaGCCTGTGGCGGCTTCGACTCTCCCAGCTGATGGCGATGTCGACATGGAAGTGCCACGTGTTCTGGAATAATTTGTGACTTTTATAAGTCGTGGATGTAAATTGTGAAGTGGGAACCACGTTTGTCGTGAGGGTAGGGCACAAAGTAATGGTAATGAATGGTCTCTCTTCCAATTGGGGCCGGCCAAGCTGGCAGCCCTGATACCTACGTGGAGCCAAACATCACAGccaaatttcattttatttaattaaataggaGTAACATTCTTATCTATGAGGTTTTCATTGAGTCTTGAGGAAATGTTAAAAGTTAGGGTGTCCTATTCGCGTAATCCAATTTTAATAACTTGTCCTCTTATATGGGTCGGAATCGGTTGGTTCTAAGAACCGACGCATTGAACCATCCTCGATTGTGCAAACACAATTAACACCAATTTTGTCACATGATTGGTATATTGAACCTAAGATAATGTTGCGAGGGGTGcaacttttcaaaattcaaattggTCTTCTCTTGTTgtcaaaaatttatatttcatttcatCAAGATAATCTACTAAATAAGACGACATAAAAAACAGCCCGGGCTAACATGCACCGCCTTCAATCGGGAACCCCATGCTGTCGGATGTCAGCAATCAACACAAAACATAGCCACATTTCACCTACACTAACTTAGAATTGATTTGAAAACAACAttgatattaaataatttgaacatATATGATTGATTCTTATTTTAGAGAGTATTTTGATGAATAGTGGATAGGCGTGCAAACAAAATATTAGACATATGAGGGGAAGGTAGATATATATAGCTACATCAACATGGCATCACTTAAGcatcataatattaataataatattaatactaataataatattattaatattattaataataataaggcaTCTCTTGCCACCAACTCATCATCACTCGACTTACCCACCATATGCATTCCATcaattgtttatattatttattctttcaacAATCATCCATTATATTCtcaatattctttttataaaggATCAAACCATTTTAGATTGATCAAGAAATTGACGGGACTCGTTGATTGCACAATGcattcttcatttttattttatatttttactttttgtttgtttgaaaagaTGGAATGAAGTTctattaagattaaaaaaaacgggacaacggattaagcaTATAGCGCACAAACACATTTAATCATCTAACTAGGCACAGAACTTGAACTTGTTGAACTTGCTGACCTGGCGGACTCGAACCCAGAATCTCAGAAAAGCTGAAAATATTCAGCTCTGATTTCCGCTAGATAGAGTAAAGttctattaatattaattaaggaTTATACTTCAAATGACCTTCTTAGTCTTTTAGAACTCCTACTTCAAATACAAATCTTTTATTGTAAAAACATGATTGGGCATTCATGCTACCTTGATATTCGAATGCTTGATAAAACATTTTGTCACGATGAAAAATTGTTGGCATTGCTATATTATCATCGCTAAGGTCAATAGTGACAGTTGTTGGACCCGTCGCTAATCATGATTAGTTGTTGCTATAGATGACAATTATAATCCCCGCTCGGGGAATCGGGGATGCTCGGGGAATCGGGGATGATATTTGTATTCTCGTCCCGATCTCACCCCGATTATGCTTCGATCACTAATAAACTCAATTAAATATACAACATCAccaatatgtatttatttatttttcatattttataaaagttttaagtttatttttttataataatataaatttttcatatatttcaatatataatattaaaaaatatgtttatataactttatcaaataaatttttacattttaaaaaaatatagtataacGGTGACTCGCAGAGATTTCTCAAATCGAACGAAATAGGGATGGTACTAAAACAATTCCTCGAAATAGAATGGATCGAAAATGGTAAACGCATTTCCCGCCCCGATTCGTCTCATTGATATCCCTGGTTTGCTTCCATCGCttt from Impatiens glandulifera chromosome 5, dImpGla2.1, whole genome shotgun sequence includes:
- the LOC124938427 gene encoding BSD domain-containing protein 1-like, producing the protein MNFFKSVFAEDPELSDSEDNPHSPSNPQPQDHQDNQDNPTDDSSTSEDIPNPMPSISAIANAWSFGGLVKTLASKSESVIETYRRDLQEFGTGLRKETDVIREVAGRAVRDLPASLEAGAAAAQESLESVGQAIDVFGNTVTEIISHGKDSILSGDYSDGEASDSKQNQNAKPYNRLDAQIRTIQCDFKTYCDEPEELDEFKDWKLGFLIEEKSGEIESLIEENAVIDEIYNEIVPSKVDGETFWSRYFFRVYKLRKAEEARAKLVKKAISGEEDEDLSWEVDDEDFVEDDGSTHKEQQEKVVVVEQKEEIPSISEDDVKEAVSDSITTSEHVEERSDVKTGSEGKIENADVSVVSNQPLLIEEEDLSWDEIEDIDETKATTSESPDKADLKKRLSSMEEEDLSWDIEDDDEPLVKS